The following is a genomic window from Streptomyces lincolnensis.
GTGTTCGATACTCTTTCCGATCGCCTCTCAGCGACTTTCAAGAACCTGCGCGGCAAGGGACGGCTCTCCGAGGCGGACATCGACGCCACCGCGCGCGAGATCCGCATCGCCCTCCTCGAAGCGGACGTGGCGCTGCCGGTCGTCCGGACGTTCATCAAGAACGTCAAGGAGCGGGCCCTCGGCGCCGAGGTCTCCAAGGCGCTGAACCCGGCCCAGCAGGTCCTGAAGATCGTCAACGACGAGCTCGTCACGATCCTCGGCGGCGAGACCCGGCGCCTGCGCTTCGCCAAGCAGCCCCCGACCGTGATCATGCTCGCGGGTCTCCAGGGTGCCGGTAAGACCACCCTCGCGGGCAAGCTCGGCCGCTGGCTCAAGGAGCAGGGCCACTCGCCCCTCCTGGTCGCCGCCGACCTCCAGCGTCCCAATGCCGTCAACCAGCTCAGCGTGGTCGCCGACCGCGCCGAGGTCGCCGTCTTCGCCCCCGAGCCGGGCAACGGCGTGGGCGACCCGGTCAAGGTCGCCAAGGACTCCATCGAGCACGCGAAGTCGAAGGTCCACGACATCGTGATCGTGGACACCGCCGGCCGCCTGGGCATCGACCAGGACATGATGCGGCAGGCCGCGGACATCCGGGACGCGGTCTCTCCGGACGAGATCCTCTTCGTCGTCGACGCGATGATCGGTCAGGACGCGGTCAACACCGCCGAGGCCTTCCGTGACGGCGTCGGCTTCGACGGCGTGGTGCTCTCCAAGCTCGACGGTGACGCCCGCGGTGGTGCGGCCCTGTCGATCCGGCAGATCACCGGCAAGCCGATCATGTTCGCGTCGAACGGCGAGAAGCTCGAGGACTTCGACGCCTTCCACCCGGACCGGATGGCCTCCCGCATCCTCGACATGGGTGACCTGCTCACCCTGATCGAGCAGGCGGAGAAGACGTTCAGCCAGGAAGAGGCCGCTCAGATGGCCTCCAAGCTGGCGTCCAAGAAGGGCCAGGACTTCACCCTGGACGACTTCCTGGCCCAGATGGAACAGGTCAGGAAGATGGGCAGCATCTCCAAGCTGCTCGGCATGCTCCCGGGCATGGGCCAGATCAAGGACCAGATCAACAACCTGGACGAGCGGGACGTCGACCGCACGGCCGCGATCATCAAGTCGATGACCCCGGCCGAGCGCCAGGACGCGACGATCATCAACGGCTCGCGCCGCGCCCGTATCGCCAAGGGCTCCGGTGTCGAGGTCAGTGCGGTCAAGAACCTGGTCGAGCGGTTCTTCGAGGCCCGCAAGATGATGTCCCGCATGGCCCAGGGCGGCGGCATGCCGGGGATGCCCGGGGTGCCGGGCATGGGCGGCGGCCCCGGCCGGCAGAAGAAGCAGGTGAAGAAGGCCAAGGGCAAGCAGCGCTCCGGCAACCCGATGAAGCGCAAGCAGCAGGAGCAGGAGGAGGCCGACCGTCGCGCCGCGGCGGCCCAGGGCGGTGCCTTCGGTGTGCCCGGCCAGCAGCAGCCTCAGGACTTCGAGCTGCCGGACGAGTTCAAGAAGTTCATGGGCTGAGGTCCACGGTCATGGGCTGAGGTCCGAGTTCATGGGCTGAGGTCATTTTCTGCGCATGCCAAGGGTTGGTCCGTGTCGTAACGTCCCGATATGACCAACCCTGCGCCGCCGCGCAAGTCGCCCGACCAGCCCTGGCGTACCGAAGGCACCCCCGAGGAGCCGCCGAAGCCGTCACCGGGCGGACGGAAGATGCGCGGCGGCTGGTGGAACCTGGTCCTGACCGCTCTGGTCGTGTACCTGATCGCCAACCTGGTGCTGTCGTTCTTCAACGACGGTGACGAGCCGACGATCTCCTACACCGAGTTCAGCAGGCAGGTCGACGACGGCAACGTCACCAAGATCTACGCCAAGGGCGACGCCATCCAGGGCCAGCTGAAGAAGGCGCAGGACAACCCCGAGGGCGACGGGACCTACACCAAGTTCAAGACCGAGCGGCCGACCTTCGCGGACGACCGGCTCTGGGAGGACCTGACCAAGCACGACGTCACCGTCACGGCCGAGCCGGTCGTCCAGCAGCGCAGCTTTCTGGCCAATCTGCTGATCGCCCTCGCCCCGATGCTGATCCTCGTCGTGCTGTGGATCGTCATCGCCCGGCGGATGCGCGCGGGCATGGGCGGCGCGGGCGGCATGCTCGGCCGCAAGGCCCCGCCCAAGCCGGTCGAGCTGGAGGCGGGGGAGAAGCGCACCACCTTCCAGGACGTGGCCGGCATCGACGAGGTCGAGGGCGAGCTCAACGACGTCGTCGACTTCCTGAAGAACCCGGACGCCTATCGCCGTATGGGCGCCAAGATGCCGCGGGGCGTACTGCTGGCGGGGCCGCCCGGCACCGGCAAGACGCTGCTGGCCCGCGCGGTGGCCGGTGAGGCGGGCGTGCCGTTCTTCTCCGCGTCCGCCTCCGAGTTCATCGAGATGATCGTCGGTGTCGGCGCCTCGCGGGTGCGGGAACTGTTCGCCGAGGCCCGCAAGGTGGCCCCGTCGATCATCTTCATCGACGAGATCGACACCATCGGCCGGGCCCGCGGCGGCGGCTCCGGCATGGGCGGCCACGACGAGCGCGAGCAGACGCTGAACCAGATCCTCACCGAGATGGACGGCTTCTCCGGCTCGGAGGGCGTCATCGTGATCGCCGCGACCAACCGGGCCGACGTCCTGGACCCGGCCCTGACCCGCCCCGGCCGCTTCGACCGGGTGGTCATGGTCTCGCCCCCCGACCGCGGCGGCCGCGAGGCCATCCTGGAGATCCACACCCGCGCGATCCCGCTCGCCGAGGACGTCGACCTCGCCCAGGTCGCCCGCACGACCCCCGGCATGACCGGCGCCGAACTGGCCAACCTCGCCAACGAGGCCGCCCTGCTCGCGGTCAAGCGCCAGCAGGAGCGGGTCACGCAGAGCGACCTCTCGGAGGCGCTGGAGAAGGTCCAACTGGGCGCCGAACGCCCGCTGGTGATGCCCGAGGAGGAGCGCCGGCGCACCGCCTACCACGAGAGCGGACACGCCCTGCTCGGCATGCTGCGACCCGGCGCCGACCCGGTCCGCAAGATCACCATCGTCCCGCGCGGCAGGGCGCTCGGCGTGACGCTCTCGACGCCGGACGCGGACAAGTACGCGTACACCGAGGACTACCTGCGCGGCCGGATCATCGGCGCCCTCGGCGGCATGGCGGCCGAACAGGTCGTCTACGGCGTGATCACCACCGGTGCCGAGAACGACCTCGAACAGGTCACGGGCATCGCCCGCGGCATGGTCGCCCGCTGGGGCATGAGCGACCGCGTCGGCCGCCTCTCCGCCCTCCCCAACGACGCCCAGCAGGCGTACGGCCTCGCCGCCGCACCCCAGACCCTCGACGTGATCGACGCCGAGATGCGACGGATCGTCGACGAGTGCTACGACGAGGCGTGCCGCGAACTCCGCGACCACCGCGACCAGTTGGACGCCCTCGCCGAAGCCCTGCTGGCGAACGAGACGTTGGAGGAGAAGGAGGCGTACCGGATCGCGGGGGTCACACGGTTGC
Proteins encoded in this region:
- the ftsH gene encoding ATP-dependent zinc metalloprotease FtsH, with amino-acid sequence MTNPAPPRKSPDQPWRTEGTPEEPPKPSPGGRKMRGGWWNLVLTALVVYLIANLVLSFFNDGDEPTISYTEFSRQVDDGNVTKIYAKGDAIQGQLKKAQDNPEGDGTYTKFKTERPTFADDRLWEDLTKHDVTVTAEPVVQQRSFLANLLIALAPMLILVVLWIVIARRMRAGMGGAGGMLGRKAPPKPVELEAGEKRTTFQDVAGIDEVEGELNDVVDFLKNPDAYRRMGAKMPRGVLLAGPPGTGKTLLARAVAGEAGVPFFSASASEFIEMIVGVGASRVRELFAEARKVAPSIIFIDEIDTIGRARGGGSGMGGHDEREQTLNQILTEMDGFSGSEGVIVIAATNRADVLDPALTRPGRFDRVVMVSPPDRGGREAILEIHTRAIPLAEDVDLAQVARTTPGMTGAELANLANEAALLAVKRQQERVTQSDLSEALEKVQLGAERPLVMPEEERRRTAYHESGHALLGMLRPGADPVRKITIVPRGRALGVTLSTPDADKYAYTEDYLRGRIIGALGGMAAEQVVYGVITTGAENDLEQVTGIARGMVARWGMSDRVGRLSALPNDAQQAYGLAAAPQTLDVIDAEMRRIVDECYDEACRELRDHRDQLDALAEALLANETLEEKEAYRIAGVTRLRKETDG
- the ffh gene encoding signal recognition particle protein; amino-acid sequence: MFDTLSDRLSATFKNLRGKGRLSEADIDATAREIRIALLEADVALPVVRTFIKNVKERALGAEVSKALNPAQQVLKIVNDELVTILGGETRRLRFAKQPPTVIMLAGLQGAGKTTLAGKLGRWLKEQGHSPLLVAADLQRPNAVNQLSVVADRAEVAVFAPEPGNGVGDPVKVAKDSIEHAKSKVHDIVIVDTAGRLGIDQDMMRQAADIRDAVSPDEILFVVDAMIGQDAVNTAEAFRDGVGFDGVVLSKLDGDARGGAALSIRQITGKPIMFASNGEKLEDFDAFHPDRMASRILDMGDLLTLIEQAEKTFSQEEAAQMASKLASKKGQDFTLDDFLAQMEQVRKMGSISKLLGMLPGMGQIKDQINNLDERDVDRTAAIIKSMTPAERQDATIINGSRRARIAKGSGVEVSAVKNLVERFFEARKMMSRMAQGGGMPGMPGVPGMGGGPGRQKKQVKKAKGKQRSGNPMKRKQQEQEEADRRAAAAQGGAFGVPGQQQPQDFELPDEFKKFMG